GCTCGCCGCCGTGGAGCGCAAGCTGGCCACCACGCAGGCGGAGCGCGTGGGCTTCTCCGCGCGCGCGTCCATGCTGGAGACGGCCGCGGGCCAGCGCGAGGCGGAGGTGCAGCGCCAGCAGGCCCTGGTCGCCAAGGCCCAGGAGGAGCTGGCGCTGGAGCGCGCCCGCCGCGAGGCGGTGGAAGCGGAGATCGCGGACGCCCGGGTGCAGGCCGCCGAGGCCGAGGGCCGCGCCGAGGCGCTGAGCGCCGGACATGACGGCCAGCGCGAGGAGCTGGCCTCCCTCAGCGAGCAACTGGAGGCGGCCCGCGCGGAAGCGGACAAGGTGGACCGGCTCCAGCAGCGCGTGAAGATGGTGGAGGGCGCGCTGGAGGCCTCCGAGTCCAAGCGTCGCGTCGCCGAAGCGCAGGCGGCCCGCGTGAAGGACTTCGAAGCGAAGCTCGCGTCGGAGCAGGGCGCGAAGGCGCTGCTGGAGGCGAAGCTCGCGCAGTCCGACGTCACGCTCCTGGAGGAGCAGGGCGTGAAGGCGGCGCTGGAGTCGCGACTGGAGGAGGCTCGCGCCGCGCTCGAAGCGGAGCAGGCGGCCCGTCAGGCGCTCGAGGCGAAGCTCGCGGCGGCGCCCGCTGCTGTCGCGGACGTGCCCGCGGACTGGGCGGCGGAGCGCGAGCAGCTCAAGGCGGACGTGGCCTCCATGAAGCGCAAGCTGATGGCGGCCGAGGCAGCGCTCGAGTCGGCTGCCAGCACCAAGGCGAAGGTGGCGCGGCTGGAAGCGCAATTGAAGGCCCTGAAGTAGAGGTTGGACCTTCATGTCCTTCGCCGCGCCCACCGACCCGTTGACGGGCATGCAGGCAGCCCGCTTTGGGCTGTATCTGCACTTCCCGTACTGCCTGGCCAAGTGCCCCTACTGCGACTTCGCGGTGGCGGTGGCGCGCCAGGTGCCGGAGGAGCGCTACGCGAACGCGGTGCTGGCGGAGCTGGACGCGCGCCTGTCCGCCGACCCGTCGCTGCGCACGAAGCCGCTGGAGTCCCTCTTCCTGGGCGGCGGCACGCCGTCCCTGTGGCACCCCCGCTACGTGGCGCGCGTGCTGGAGGGCATCGCCGCGCGCATGTCGCTCGCCCCCGGCCTGGAAATCTCCCTGGAGGGCAACCCGGAGCGCGCGGACGCGGAGCGCTTCGCCGGCTACCGCGCCGCGGGCATCAACCGGCTGTCCCTGGGCGTGCAGTCCTTCCAGCCGCAGACGCTGAAGGCGCTGGGCCGCGCGCACGACGCGGCCATGGTGGAGGGCGCGGTGGCGGCGGCGCGCCAGGCGGACTTCCCCGTGGTGGCGCTGGACTTCATCTACGGCGTGCACGGCCAGACGGTGGCGCAGGTGGAGGCGGACGCACGCCGCGCGGTGGCGCTCTCGCCGGAGCACCTGTCCACCTACGCGCTGACGGTGGAGCGCGAGGTGCTGGCGGAGTCCACGCCGCTGTCCAAGCAGCTGGACCGGGGCGAGCTCTTCCTGCCGGAGGACGACGAGGTGGTGGCCATGGCCCGCACGGTGCGCGACGTGTACGGCGCGCACGGCCTCACCCGCTACGAGGTCTCCAACCACGCGCGCGAAGGCTTCAGCTCCCGGCACAACGCGCTCTACTGGACCGGCGGCGAGTACCTGGCGCTGGGCGTGGGCGCCACCGGCATGCTGCTGTCCCCCACGGCCCACCGCTACGTGAACCTGCGGAGCCCGGAGGCCTACCTGCGCACGGTGGAGGAGGGGAGGCTGCCGGAGGCGAGCCGCGAGGACCTGGGCCCCGAGGAGCTCTTCGCCGAGCGGCTGAGCATGGGCCTGCGCCTGGTGTCGGGGGTGGACTGGGAGGCCGTCTGTGAGCGATACGGCCAGCCCGTGGAGCCCCGGCGCGCGGAGGTGGAGCGGCTGGTGGCCCACGGCTTCGCCACGCGTCACGGCCGCAGGCTGGCCCTGACGGAGCGGGGGGCGGACGTGCACAGCGCCGTCTGCGCGCGGCTGTTGTAGGCGGTTCCAGGAAGGACGATTCGACCGTGCTGACCAAGTGGTTCTTGTGGATGGGCCTCACGATGCTGACGGGCAGCCCGCTGCTGTCCCTGGGGCTGCTGGCCGTGCTGCTGTTCGCGGCGGACCGGTTCACGTTGCAGGTGCTGCCCAGCCCCATGCGCATCTTCAAGCGCTGGCAGCGCGCGGGGGAGCTCGCGGGCACCATCCTCACCAACACCCACGACCGCCGCGCCCGCGCGGAGCTGGCGGACATCCGCCTGGGCCAGAAGCGCTACCAGGAGGCGGTGGACCTGCTGCGCCCCAACCTGGATGCGGGCGACGACGACGTGGACACCCTCTACCTCCTGGGCGTGGCCTACCTGGGCGCGGGCGATGCTCCCCGGGGCGAGCTGCTGCTCACCGAGGCCGAGCGCCTGGACGCCGACTACCGCCAGGGCGCCATCGACCTGGAGCGCGGCCGCTTCCGCCTCCAGCGCGGCGACTTCAAGGGCGCGCGCGAGGCCCTGGAGCGCTTCCTCCAGGTGCGTCAGGGCTCCGTGGAGGGGCGCGTGCTCCTGTCGCGCGCGCTGGACAAGGAGGGCCTGGACGTGGAGGCGAAGGACGCCCGCGACGCCGCCTGGCGCGAGTACTCCGTCGCCCCGCGCTTCCAGAAGCGCCGCGACCGCTGGTGGGCCTGGCGCGCCCGTCCGTCCCGCCCGCTGACGTACGCCGCCGTGGCCCTGGTGCTGATGGGCGTGGGGGCGTACCTGACCCGCTACCTGCCCACGCACGACACGTACGCCCCCTACGGCCGCTACGAGG
The sequence above is drawn from the Corallococcus sp. NCRR genome and encodes:
- the hemW gene encoding radical SAM family heme chaperone HemW, whose product is MSFAAPTDPLTGMQAARFGLYLHFPYCLAKCPYCDFAVAVARQVPEERYANAVLAELDARLSADPSLRTKPLESLFLGGGTPSLWHPRYVARVLEGIAARMSLAPGLEISLEGNPERADAERFAGYRAAGINRLSLGVQSFQPQTLKALGRAHDAAMVEGAVAAARQADFPVVALDFIYGVHGQTVAQVEADARRAVALSPEHLSTYALTVEREVLAESTPLSKQLDRGELFLPEDDEVVAMARTVRDVYGAHGLTRYEVSNHAREGFSSRHNALYWTGGEYLALGVGATGMLLSPTAHRYVNLRSPEAYLRTVEEGRLPEASREDLGPEELFAERLSMGLRLVSGVDWEAVCERYGQPVEPRRAEVERLVAHGFATRHGRRLALTERGADVHSAVCARLL
- a CDS encoding tetratricopeptide repeat protein — its product is MTKWFLWMGLTMLTGSPLLSLGLLAVLLFAADRFTLQVLPSPMRIFKRWQRAGELAGTILTNTHDRRARAELADIRLGQKRYQEAVDLLRPNLDAGDDDVDTLYLLGVAYLGAGDAPRGELLLTEAERLDADYRQGAIDLERGRFRLQRGDFKGAREALERFLQVRQGSVEGRVLLSRALDKEGLDVEAKDARDAAWREYSVAPRFQKRRDRWWAWRARPSRPLTYAAVALVLMGVGAYLTRYLPTHDTYAPYGRYEDAPYAADDMGGDDAE